In Mus musculus strain C57BL/6J chromosome 1, GRCm38.p6 C57BL/6J, a single genomic region encodes these proteins:
- the Obsl1 gene encoding obscurin-like protein 1 isoform 1 (isoform 1 is encoded by transcript variant 1) — protein sequence MKAGSGDQGSPPCFLRFPRPVRVVSGAEAELKCVVLGEPPPTVVWEKGGQQLVASERLSFPEDGAEHGLLLSGALPTDAGVYVCRARNAAGEAYAAAAVTVLEPPAPEPEPESSECPLPTPGTGEGAPKFLTGPQSQWVLRGEEVVLTCQVGGLPEPKLYWEKDGMALDEVWDSSHFKLEPGRGASDEGASLTLRILAARLPDSGVYVCHARNAHGHAQAGALLQVHQPRESPPQDPDENPKPVLEPLKGAPKTFWVNEGKHAKFRCYVMGKPEPEIEWHLEGRPLLPDRRRLMYRDRDGGFVLKVLYCQAKDRGLYVCAARNSAGQTLSAVQLHVKEPRLRFTRPLQDVEGREHGIVVLECKVPNSRIPTAWFREDQRLLPCRKYEQIEEGAVRRLVIHKLKADDDGVYLCEMRGRVRTVANVTVKGPILKRLPRKLDVLEGENAVLLVETQEAGVQGCWSRDGEDLPDTCQSSCGHMHALVLPGVTREDAGEITFSLGNSRTTTLLRVKCVKHSPPGPPVMVEMFKGQKNKVLLTWKPPEPPPETSFIYRLERQEVGSDDWIQCFSIEKAGAVEVPGDCVPTEGDYHFRICTVSEHGRSPHVVFNGSAHLVPTARLVSGLEDVQVYDGEDAVFSLDLSAIIQGSWFLNGEQLQSNEPEGQVEPGALRYRIEQKGLQHRLILQAVKHRDSGALVGFSCPGVQDSAALTIQESSVHILSPQDKVSLTFTTSERVVLTCELSRVDFPATWYKDGQKVEESESLIVKTEGRKHRLILPEAQVRDSGEFECRTEGVSAFFGVTVQDPPVHIVNPQEHVFVHAITSECVRLTCEVDREDTTVHWYKDGQEVEESDIIVLENKGPHHRLVLPAARPSDGGEFQCVAGDERAYFTVTITDVFSWIVYPSSEVHVAAVRLERVVLTCELCRPWAEVRWTKDGEEVVESPALLLEKEDTIRRLVLPSVQLEDSGEYLCEIHDESASFTITVTEPPVRIIYPQDEVTLHAVSLECVVLTCELSREDAPVRWYKDGLEVEESEALVLQSDGPRRRLVLPAAQPEDGGEFVCDAGDDSAFFTVTVTAPPERIVHPAARSLDLQFGAPGHVELRCEVAPAGSQVRWYKDGLEVEVSDALQLGAEGPARTLTLPHAQPEDAGEYVCETRDEAVTFNVSLAELPVQFLAPEAAPNPLCVVPGEPVVLSCELSRASAQVFWSHNGSPVQQGEGLELRAEGPRRILCIQAADLAHTGVYTCQSGASPGAPSLSFNVQVAELPPVKLVSELTPLTVHEGDDATFQCEVSPPDAEVTWLRNGAVITAGPQLEMVQNGSSRTLIIRGCQLKDAGTVTARAGAADTSARLHVRETELLFLRRLQDVRAEEGQDVHLEVETGRVGAAGTVRWIRGGEPLPLDSRLTTAQDGHVHRLSIHGVLLTDQGTYGCESRHDRTLARLSVRPRQLRELRPLEDVTVHEGGSATFQLELSQEGVTGEWAQGGVRLHPGPKCHIQSEGRTHRLVLSGLGLADSGCVSFTADTLRCAARLTVREVPVTIVQGPQDLEVTEGDTATFECELSQTLADVIWEKDGQALSLSPRLRLQALGTRRLLLLRRCCSSDAGTYSCVVGTARSEPARLTVREREVSVLRELRSVSAREGDGATFECTVSETEITGRWELGGRALRPGGRVRIRQEGKKHILVLSELRTEDTGEVCFQAGPAQSLARLEVEALPLQMCRRPPREKTVLVNRRAVLEVTVSRPGGHVCWMREGVELCPGNKYETRRHGTTHSLVIHDVRPEDQGTYSCQAGQDSADTQLLVDGD from the exons ATGAAGGCCGGATCAGGGGATCAGGGGAGCCCCCCGTGTTTCCTACGCTTCCCGCGGCCCGTGCGGGTGGTAAGTGGAGCGGAGGCCGAGCTCAAATGCGTGGTCCTGGGAGAGCCGCCGCCCACTGTCGTGTGGGAGAAAGGCGGGCAGCAGCTGGTGGCCTCCGAGCGCCTAAGCTTTCCGGAGGACGGCGCCGAGCACGGCCTGCTGCTGAGCGGCGCGCTGCCCACCGACGCCGGGGTCTACGTGTGCCGCGCCCGCAACGCGGCCGGAGAGGCCTACGCGGCGGCCGCCGTCACCGTGCTGGAACCCCCGGCCCCCGAGCCGGAGCCCGAGTCCTCCGAGTGTCCGCTGCCAACACCGGGCACCGGGGAGGGCGCCCCGAAGTTCCTGACGGGGCCCCAGTCCCAGTGGGTGCTGCGAGGGGAGGAGGTGGTGCTGACGTGCCAGGTGGGAGGCCTTCCGGAGCCCAAGCTGTACTGGGAGAAGGATGGGATGGCCTTGGACGAAGTATGGGACAGCAGCCACTTCAAGCTGGAGCCCGGCCGCGGCGCGAGTGACGAGGGCGCGAGCCTGACGTTGCGCATCCTGGCGGCACGGCTGCCCGATTCCGGGGTGTACGTGTGTCACGCCCGCAACGCGCACGGCCACGCGCAGGCGGGCGCGCTGCTCCAGGTGCACCAGCCCCGCGAGAGCCCGCCCCAGGATCCCGATGAGAACCCCAAACCCGTGTTGGAGCCGCTCAAAGGCGCGCCCAAGACCTTCTGGGTGAACGAGGGCAAGCACGCCAAATTCCGCTGCTACGTGATGGGCAAACCTGAGCCCGAGATCGAATGGCACTTGGAGGGCCGCCCTCTGCTCCCCGATCGCCGCCGCCTCATGTACCGCGACCGCGACGGCGGCTTTGTACTTAAGGTGCTCTACTGCCAGGCCAAGGACCGTGGGCTCTACGTGTGCGCGGCGCGCAACTCGGCGGGCCAGACCCTAAGCGCGGTCCAGCTGCACGTGAAAG AACCCCGCCTACGGTTCACCCGGCCCCTGCAGGATGTGGAGGGTCGGGAACACGGGATTGTGGTGCTGGAGTGTAAAGTACCTAACTCTCGAATTCCCACCGCCTGGTTCCGGGAGGACCAACGGCTGTTACCCTGCCGCAAGTACGAGCAGATCGAGGAGGGCGCTGTGAGACGCCTCGTCATCCACAAGCTGAAGGCCGATGATGATGGCGTCTATCTGTGCGAGATGCGGGGCCGAGTGCGCACTGTGGCCAATGTGACGGTCAAAG GACCCATCCTGAAGCGTTTACCCCGGAAGCTTGACGTCCTGGAAGGAGAGAACGCAGTACTGCTGGTGGAGACTCAAGAAGCTGGGGTGCAGGGGTGCTGGAGCCGTGATGGGGAGGACCTGCCAGACACCTGCCAGAGCAGTTGTGGTCATATGCATGCCCTGGTCCTTCCAGGGGTGACCCGAGAAGATGCTGGAGAGATCACCTTCAGCCTGGGCAACTCCCGTACCACCACCCTGCTCAGAGTCAAAT GTGTCAAGCACAGTCCTCCCGGGCCCCCCGTAATGGTTGAGATGTTCAAAGGCCAAAAGAACAAGGTTCTGCTGACCTGGAAGCCCCCAGAGCCACCTCCAGAGACCTCCTTCATCTACCGCCTAGAGCGGCAGGAAGTGGGGTCTGACGATTGGATCCAGTGCTTCAGCATTGAGAAGGCGGGAGCCGTAGAGGTGCCCGGGGACTGTGTACCCACCGAGGGTGACTATCACTTCCGCATCTGCACAGTCAGTGAACATGGCCGCAGTCCCCATGTCGTGTTCAACGGTTCTGCTCACCTTG TGCCCACAGCTCGCCTGGTGTCAGGCCTGGAAGACGTGCAGGTATATGATGGGGAAGATGCCGTCTTCTCCCTTGATCTGTCCGCCATCATCCAGGGCTCTTGGTTCCTTAATGGAGAGCAGCTCCAGAGTAATGAGCCAGAGGGCCAGGTGGAGCCTGGAGCCCTGCGGTACCGCATAGAGCAGAAGGGCCTCCAGCACAGGCTCATCCTGCAAGCTGTCAAGCACCGGGACAGTGGGGCCCTGGTTGGCTTCAGCTGCCCTGGTGTGCAAGACTCTGCTGCCCTCACTATCCAAG AAAGCTCAGTGCACATCCTGAGTCCCCAGGACAAGGTGTCACTGACCTTCACGACCTCTGAACGGGTAGTGCTGACCTGTGAGCTCTCAAGGGTGGATTTTCCTGCAACCTGGTACAAGGATGGGCAGAAGGTGGAGGAGAGCGAGTCGCTCATAGTGAAGACAGAGGGCCGCAAACACCGACTGATCCTGCCTGAGGCTCAAGTCCGAGACAGCGGTGAATTTGAGTGCAGAACGGAAGGGGTCTCGGCCTTCTTTGGAGTCACTGTTCAAG ATCCCCCAGTGCACATCGTGAACCCCCAAGAGCATGTGTTTGTCCATGCCATCACCTCCGAGTGTGTCAGGCTGACCTGTGAGGTAGACCGAGAGGACACAACTGTACACTGGTACAAGGATGGGCAGGAGGTGGAGGAGAGTGACATCATCGTATTAGAAAATAAAGGGCCCCATCACCGCCTGGTGCTACCTGCAGCCCGGCCCTCCGACGGGGGCGAGTTCCAGTGTGTCGCAGGAGATGAACGTGCCTACTTCACAGTTACCATCACAG ATGTCTTCTCGTGGATCGTCTACCCCAGTAGCGAAGTGCATGTGGCAGCCGTACGCCTAGAGCGTGTGGTGCTGACCTGTGAGCTGTGCCGACCCTGGGCTGAGGTGCGCTGGACCAAAGATGGGGAGGAGGTAGTGGAGAGCCCAGCACTGCTCCTGGAGAAGGAAGACACCATCCGCCGCCTGGTGCTGCCCTCTGTCCAGCTTGAGGATTCTGGCGAGTACCTGTGTGAAATCCATGATGAGTCGGCTTCCTTCACCATCACCGTCACAG AGCCCCCTGTGCGGATCATATACCCCCAGGACGAGGTGACCTTACACGCCGTGAGTTTGGAATGTGTGGTGCTCACCTGTGAGCTGTCTAGAGAGGATGCTCCTGTACGCTGGTACAAGGATGGGTTAGAGGTGGAGGAGAGTGAAGCCCTGGTGCTCCAGAGCGATGGGCCTCGTCGCCGTCTGGTGTTGCCTGCTGCCCAGCCAGAGGACGGGGGCGAGTTTGTGTGTGATGCTGGGGATGATTCAGCCTTcttcactgtcactgtcacag CTCCACCAGAAAGGATTGTGCACCCAGCGGCCCGATCCCTGGATTTGCAGTTTGGGGCTCCAGGACACGTGGAGCTACGCTGCGAAGTGGCCCCGGCTGGGTCTCAGGTGCGCTGGTACAAGGATGGCCTAGAGGTAGAGGTGTCAGATGCGCTGCAGCTGGGTGCTGAGGGGCCTGCCCGCACTCTCACCCTGCCCCACGCCCAGCCTGAGGATGCCGGGGAGTATGTATGTGAGACCCGAGATGAGGCTGTCACCTTCAACGTCAGCCTGGCTG AGCTTCCGGTGCAGTTTCTGGCTCCAGAGGCAGCCCCAAATCCGCTCTGCGTGGTTCCTGGGGAGCCCGTGGTGCTGAGCTGTGAGCTGTCCCGAGCAAGCGCACAAGTGTTCTGGAGCCACAATGGGAGCCCGGTGCAGCAGGGTGAAGGACTAGAGCTGCGAGCTGAGGGTCCTCGCAGAATCCTCTGCATCCAGGCAGCAGACCTCGCTCACACAGGTGTCTACACTTGCCAATCTGGGGCATCCCCAGGGGCCCCAAGCCTCAGCTTCAATGTCCAGGTGGCTG AGCTCCCGCCAGTGAAGCTGGTCTCTGAACTGACGCCTCTGACAGTCCATGAGGGGGACGATGCCACATTCCAGTGTGAGGTTTCACCACCAGATGCCGAAGTCACCTGGCTACGCAACGGAGCGGTTATCACTGCAGGGCCACAGTTGGAAATGGTCCAGAATGGTTCAAGCCGCACCTTGATCATCCGAGGCTGCCAACTCAAAGACGCAGGGACCGTGACCGCGCGAGCCGGAGCTGCTGACACAAGTGCCAGGCTCCACGTTCGAG AGACAGAGCTGCTGTTCTTGCGGCGGCTGCAGGATGTGCGGGCCGAGGAAGGCCAGGATGTGCACCTTGAGGTAGAGACAGGCCGAGTTGGTGCAGCTGGAACTGTTCGCTGGATACGAGGTGGGGAACCTCTTCCCCTGGACTCTCGCCTGACCACGGCTCAGGATGGCCATGTCCACCGCCTCTCTATCCATGGCGTTCTACTTACCGACCAGGGCACCTACGGCTGTGAGAGCCGCCACGATCGCACCCTGGCCAGGCTCAGTGTGAGGC CTCGGCAGCTGAGGGAACTTCGGCCTCTGGAGGATGTGACCGTCCATGAGGGGGGCAGTGCCACCTTCCAGCTGGAGCTGTCCCAGGAGGGTGTGACCGGAGAGTGGGCCCAGGGTGGAGTCCGGCTGCACCCAGGGCCCAAGTGCCACATTCAATCAGAAGGCCGCACTCACCGCTTGGTGCTAAGCGGCCTGGGTCTGGCTGACTCGGGCTGTGTCTCCTTCACTGCGGACACCCTTCGGTGTGCTGCTCGGCTCACAGTGAGAG AGGTCCCAGTGACTATTGTGCAGGGGCCACAGGACCTAGAAGTGACTGAAGGTGACACAGCCACGTTCGAGTGCGAGCTTTCCCAGACTTTGGCTGACGTAATATGGGAGAAG GATGGGCAGGCGCTCTCTCTCAGCCCACGCCTCCGGCTCCAGGCTCTCGGCACGCGCCGCCTTCTGCTTCTGCGGCGTTGCTGCTCCTCAGACGCCGGGACCTACAGCTGCGTTGTGGGGACAGCTCGCTCCGAGCCTGCGCGCTTGACCGTACGCG AACGAGAGGTGTCTGTACTCCGTGAACTCCGGTCCGTTAGTGCCCGCGAAGGAGACGGCGCCACGTTTGAGTGCACTGTGTCGGAGACCGAGATCACCGGGCGCTGGGAGCTCGGAGGCCGCGCGCTGAGACCCGGAGGCCGCGTCCGCATCCGACAGGAAG ggaagAAACACATTCTGGTGCTGAGCGAGCTGAGAACCGAGGACACCGGAGAAGTCTGCTTCCAGGCGGGACCCGCCCAGTCCTTGGCTCGGCTGGAGGTGGAGG CGTTGCCTCTCCAGATGTGCCGCCGCCCACCTCGTGAGAAGACGGTTCTGGTCAACCGCAGGGCGGTGTTGGAGGTGACTGTGTCCCGCCCTGGGGGCCACGTGTGTTGGATGCGGGAGGGGGTCGAACTCTGCCCGGGAAACAAGTATGAGACGCGTAGACACGGCACCACCCACAGCCTAGTCATCCATGACGTCCGACCTGAGGACCAGGGCACCTACAGCTGCCAAGCAGGCCAGGACAGTGCTGACACACAGCTGCTGGTAGATG GTGACTAG
- the Obsl1 gene encoding obscurin-like protein 1 isoform X2, translated as MKAGSGDQGSPPCFLRFPRPVRVVSGAEAELKCVVLGEPPPTVVWEKGGQQLVASERLSFPEDGAEHGLLLSGALPTDAGVYVCRARNAAGEAYAAAAVTVLEPPAPEPEPESSECPLPTPGTGEGAPKFLTGPQSQWVLRGEEVVLTCQVGGLPEPKLYWEKDGMALDEVWDSSHFKLEPGRGASDEGASLTLRILAARLPDSGVYVCHARNAHGHAQAGALLQVHQPRESPPQDPDENPKPVLEPLKGAPKTFWVNEGKHAKFRCYVMGKPEPEIEWHLEGRPLLPDRRRLMYRDRDGGFVLKVLYCQAKDRGLYVCAARNSAGQTLSAVQLHVKEPRLRFTRPLQDVEGREHGIVVLECKVPNSRIPTAWFREDQRLLPCRKYEQIEEGAVRRLVIHKLKADDDGVYLCEMRGRVRTVANVTVKGPILKRLPRKLDVLEGENAVLLVETQEAGVQGCWSRDGEDLPDTCQSSCGHMHALVLPGVTREDAGEITFSLGNSRTTTLLRVKCVKHSPPGPPVMVEMFKGQKNKVLLTWKPPEPPPETSFIYRLERQEVGSDDWIQCFSIEKAGAVEVPGDCVPTEGDYHFRICTVSEHGRSPHVVFNGSAHLVPTARLVSGLEDVQVYDGEDAVFSLDLSAIIQGSWFLNGEQLQSNEPEGQVEPGALRYRIEQKGLQHRLILQAVKHRDSGALVGFSCPGVQDSAALTIQESSVHILSPQDKVSLTFTTSERVVLTCELSRVDFPATWYKDGQKVEESESLIVKTEGRKHRLILPEAQVRDSGEFECRTEGVSAFFGVTVQDPPVHIVNPQEHVFVHAITSECVRLTCEVDREDTTVHWYKDGQEVEESDIIVLENKGPHHRLVLPAARPSDGGEFQCVAGDERAYFTVTITDVFSWIVYPSSEVHVAAVRLERVVLTCELCRPWAEVRWTKDGEEVVESPALLLEKEDTIRRLVLPSVQLEDSGEYLCEIHDESASFTITVTEPPVRIIYPQDEVTLHAVSLECVVLTCELSREDAPVRWYKDGLEVEESEALVLQSDGPRRRLVLPAAQPEDGGEFVCDAGDDSAFFTVTVTAPPERIVHPAARSLDLQFGAPGHVELRCEVAPAGSQVRWYKDGLEVEVSDALQLGAEGPARTLTLPHAQPEDAGEYVCETRDEAVTFNVSLAELPVQFLAPEAAPNPLCVVPGEPVVLSCELSRASAQVFWSHNGSPVQQGEGLELRAEGPRRILCIQAADLAHTGVYTCQSGASPGAPSLSFNVQVAEPPVRVVAPEAAQTSVRSTPGGDLELVVHLSRPGTPVRWYKDGERLASQGRVQLEQAGARQVLRVRGARRGDAGEYLCDAPQDSRIFIVSVEELPPVKLVSELTPLTVHEGDDATFQCEVSPPDAEVTWLRNGAVITAGPQLEMVQNGSSRTLIIRGCQLKDAGTVTARAGAADTSARLHVRETELLFLRRLQDVRAEEGQDVHLEVETGRVGAAGTVRWIRGGEPLPLDSRLTTAQDGHVHRLSIHGVLLTDQGTYGCESRHDRTLARLSVRPRQLRELRPLEDVTVHEGGSATFQLELSQEGVTGEWAQGGVRLHPGPKCHIQSEGRTHRLVLSGLGLADSGCVSFTADTLRCAARLTVREVPVTIVQGPQDLEVTEGDTATFECELSQTLADVIWEKDGQALSLSPRLRLQALGTRRLLLLRRCCSSDAGTYSCVVGTARSEPARLTVREREVSVLRELRSVSAREGDGATFECTVSETEITGRWELGGRALRPGGRVRIRQEGKKHILVLSELRTEDTGEVCFQAGPAQSLARLEVEDVPPPTS; from the exons ATGAAGGCCGGATCAGGGGATCAGGGGAGCCCCCCGTGTTTCCTACGCTTCCCGCGGCCCGTGCGGGTGGTAAGTGGAGCGGAGGCCGAGCTCAAATGCGTGGTCCTGGGAGAGCCGCCGCCCACTGTCGTGTGGGAGAAAGGCGGGCAGCAGCTGGTGGCCTCCGAGCGCCTAAGCTTTCCGGAGGACGGCGCCGAGCACGGCCTGCTGCTGAGCGGCGCGCTGCCCACCGACGCCGGGGTCTACGTGTGCCGCGCCCGCAACGCGGCCGGAGAGGCCTACGCGGCGGCCGCCGTCACCGTGCTGGAACCCCCGGCCCCCGAGCCGGAGCCCGAGTCCTCCGAGTGTCCGCTGCCAACACCGGGCACCGGGGAGGGCGCCCCGAAGTTCCTGACGGGGCCCCAGTCCCAGTGGGTGCTGCGAGGGGAGGAGGTGGTGCTGACGTGCCAGGTGGGAGGCCTTCCGGAGCCCAAGCTGTACTGGGAGAAGGATGGGATGGCCTTGGACGAAGTATGGGACAGCAGCCACTTCAAGCTGGAGCCCGGCCGCGGCGCGAGTGACGAGGGCGCGAGCCTGACGTTGCGCATCCTGGCGGCACGGCTGCCCGATTCCGGGGTGTACGTGTGTCACGCCCGCAACGCGCACGGCCACGCGCAGGCGGGCGCGCTGCTCCAGGTGCACCAGCCCCGCGAGAGCCCGCCCCAGGATCCCGATGAGAACCCCAAACCCGTGTTGGAGCCGCTCAAAGGCGCGCCCAAGACCTTCTGGGTGAACGAGGGCAAGCACGCCAAATTCCGCTGCTACGTGATGGGCAAACCTGAGCCCGAGATCGAATGGCACTTGGAGGGCCGCCCTCTGCTCCCCGATCGCCGCCGCCTCATGTACCGCGACCGCGACGGCGGCTTTGTACTTAAGGTGCTCTACTGCCAGGCCAAGGACCGTGGGCTCTACGTGTGCGCGGCGCGCAACTCGGCGGGCCAGACCCTAAGCGCGGTCCAGCTGCACGTGAAAG AACCCCGCCTACGGTTCACCCGGCCCCTGCAGGATGTGGAGGGTCGGGAACACGGGATTGTGGTGCTGGAGTGTAAAGTACCTAACTCTCGAATTCCCACCGCCTGGTTCCGGGAGGACCAACGGCTGTTACCCTGCCGCAAGTACGAGCAGATCGAGGAGGGCGCTGTGAGACGCCTCGTCATCCACAAGCTGAAGGCCGATGATGATGGCGTCTATCTGTGCGAGATGCGGGGCCGAGTGCGCACTGTGGCCAATGTGACGGTCAAAG GACCCATCCTGAAGCGTTTACCCCGGAAGCTTGACGTCCTGGAAGGAGAGAACGCAGTACTGCTGGTGGAGACTCAAGAAGCTGGGGTGCAGGGGTGCTGGAGCCGTGATGGGGAGGACCTGCCAGACACCTGCCAGAGCAGTTGTGGTCATATGCATGCCCTGGTCCTTCCAGGGGTGACCCGAGAAGATGCTGGAGAGATCACCTTCAGCCTGGGCAACTCCCGTACCACCACCCTGCTCAGAGTCAAAT GTGTCAAGCACAGTCCTCCCGGGCCCCCCGTAATGGTTGAGATGTTCAAAGGCCAAAAGAACAAGGTTCTGCTGACCTGGAAGCCCCCAGAGCCACCTCCAGAGACCTCCTTCATCTACCGCCTAGAGCGGCAGGAAGTGGGGTCTGACGATTGGATCCAGTGCTTCAGCATTGAGAAGGCGGGAGCCGTAGAGGTGCCCGGGGACTGTGTACCCACCGAGGGTGACTATCACTTCCGCATCTGCACAGTCAGTGAACATGGCCGCAGTCCCCATGTCGTGTTCAACGGTTCTGCTCACCTTG TGCCCACAGCTCGCCTGGTGTCAGGCCTGGAAGACGTGCAGGTATATGATGGGGAAGATGCCGTCTTCTCCCTTGATCTGTCCGCCATCATCCAGGGCTCTTGGTTCCTTAATGGAGAGCAGCTCCAGAGTAATGAGCCAGAGGGCCAGGTGGAGCCTGGAGCCCTGCGGTACCGCATAGAGCAGAAGGGCCTCCAGCACAGGCTCATCCTGCAAGCTGTCAAGCACCGGGACAGTGGGGCCCTGGTTGGCTTCAGCTGCCCTGGTGTGCAAGACTCTGCTGCCCTCACTATCCAAG AAAGCTCAGTGCACATCCTGAGTCCCCAGGACAAGGTGTCACTGACCTTCACGACCTCTGAACGGGTAGTGCTGACCTGTGAGCTCTCAAGGGTGGATTTTCCTGCAACCTGGTACAAGGATGGGCAGAAGGTGGAGGAGAGCGAGTCGCTCATAGTGAAGACAGAGGGCCGCAAACACCGACTGATCCTGCCTGAGGCTCAAGTCCGAGACAGCGGTGAATTTGAGTGCAGAACGGAAGGGGTCTCGGCCTTCTTTGGAGTCACTGTTCAAG ATCCCCCAGTGCACATCGTGAACCCCCAAGAGCATGTGTTTGTCCATGCCATCACCTCCGAGTGTGTCAGGCTGACCTGTGAGGTAGACCGAGAGGACACAACTGTACACTGGTACAAGGATGGGCAGGAGGTGGAGGAGAGTGACATCATCGTATTAGAAAATAAAGGGCCCCATCACCGCCTGGTGCTACCTGCAGCCCGGCCCTCCGACGGGGGCGAGTTCCAGTGTGTCGCAGGAGATGAACGTGCCTACTTCACAGTTACCATCACAG ATGTCTTCTCGTGGATCGTCTACCCCAGTAGCGAAGTGCATGTGGCAGCCGTACGCCTAGAGCGTGTGGTGCTGACCTGTGAGCTGTGCCGACCCTGGGCTGAGGTGCGCTGGACCAAAGATGGGGAGGAGGTAGTGGAGAGCCCAGCACTGCTCCTGGAGAAGGAAGACACCATCCGCCGCCTGGTGCTGCCCTCTGTCCAGCTTGAGGATTCTGGCGAGTACCTGTGTGAAATCCATGATGAGTCGGCTTCCTTCACCATCACCGTCACAG AGCCCCCTGTGCGGATCATATACCCCCAGGACGAGGTGACCTTACACGCCGTGAGTTTGGAATGTGTGGTGCTCACCTGTGAGCTGTCTAGAGAGGATGCTCCTGTACGCTGGTACAAGGATGGGTTAGAGGTGGAGGAGAGTGAAGCCCTGGTGCTCCAGAGCGATGGGCCTCGTCGCCGTCTGGTGTTGCCTGCTGCCCAGCCAGAGGACGGGGGCGAGTTTGTGTGTGATGCTGGGGATGATTCAGCCTTcttcactgtcactgtcacag CTCCACCAGAAAGGATTGTGCACCCAGCGGCCCGATCCCTGGATTTGCAGTTTGGGGCTCCAGGACACGTGGAGCTACGCTGCGAAGTGGCCCCGGCTGGGTCTCAGGTGCGCTGGTACAAGGATGGCCTAGAGGTAGAGGTGTCAGATGCGCTGCAGCTGGGTGCTGAGGGGCCTGCCCGCACTCTCACCCTGCCCCACGCCCAGCCTGAGGATGCCGGGGAGTATGTATGTGAGACCCGAGATGAGGCTGTCACCTTCAACGTCAGCCTGGCTG AGCTTCCGGTGCAGTTTCTGGCTCCAGAGGCAGCCCCAAATCCGCTCTGCGTGGTTCCTGGGGAGCCCGTGGTGCTGAGCTGTGAGCTGTCCCGAGCAAGCGCACAAGTGTTCTGGAGCCACAATGGGAGCCCGGTGCAGCAGGGTGAAGGACTAGAGCTGCGAGCTGAGGGTCCTCGCAGAATCCTCTGCATCCAGGCAGCAGACCTCGCTCACACAGGTGTCTACACTTGCCAATCTGGGGCATCCCCAGGGGCCCCAAGCCTCAGCTTCAATGTCCAGGTGGCTG AGCCCCCAGTGCGGGTAGTGGCCCCCGAGGCAGCCCAGACGAGTGTTCGAAGCACCCCAGGTGGGGACCTAGAGCTGGTGGTGCACCTCTCCAGGCCAGGGACCCCTGTGCGCTGGTACAAGGACGGGGAGCGCCTGGCAAGCCAGGGGCGGGTACAGCTGGAACAAGCCGGGGCGAGGCAGGTGCTGCGGGTGCGGGGGGCACGGAGAGGGGATGCTGGGGAATACCTGTGCGACGCACCCCAGGACAGTCGCATCTTCATCGTCAGTGTGGAAG AGCTCCCGCCAGTGAAGCTGGTCTCTGAACTGACGCCTCTGACAGTCCATGAGGGGGACGATGCCACATTCCAGTGTGAGGTTTCACCACCAGATGCCGAAGTCACCTGGCTACGCAACGGAGCGGTTATCACTGCAGGGCCACAGTTGGAAATGGTCCAGAATGGTTCAAGCCGCACCTTGATCATCCGAGGCTGCCAACTCAAAGACGCAGGGACCGTGACCGCGCGAGCCGGAGCTGCTGACACAAGTGCCAGGCTCCACGTTCGAG AGACAGAGCTGCTGTTCTTGCGGCGGCTGCAGGATGTGCGGGCCGAGGAAGGCCAGGATGTGCACCTTGAGGTAGAGACAGGCCGAGTTGGTGCAGCTGGAACTGTTCGCTGGATACGAGGTGGGGAACCTCTTCCCCTGGACTCTCGCCTGACCACGGCTCAGGATGGCCATGTCCACCGCCTCTCTATCCATGGCGTTCTACTTACCGACCAGGGCACCTACGGCTGTGAGAGCCGCCACGATCGCACCCTGGCCAGGCTCAGTGTGAGGC CTCGGCAGCTGAGGGAACTTCGGCCTCTGGAGGATGTGACCGTCCATGAGGGGGGCAGTGCCACCTTCCAGCTGGAGCTGTCCCAGGAGGGTGTGACCGGAGAGTGGGCCCAGGGTGGAGTCCGGCTGCACCCAGGGCCCAAGTGCCACATTCAATCAGAAGGCCGCACTCACCGCTTGGTGCTAAGCGGCCTGGGTCTGGCTGACTCGGGCTGTGTCTCCTTCACTGCGGACACCCTTCGGTGTGCTGCTCGGCTCACAGTGAGAG AGGTCCCAGTGACTATTGTGCAGGGGCCACAGGACCTAGAAGTGACTGAAGGTGACACAGCCACGTTCGAGTGCGAGCTTTCCCAGACTTTGGCTGACGTAATATGGGAGAAG GATGGGCAGGCGCTCTCTCTCAGCCCACGCCTCCGGCTCCAGGCTCTCGGCACGCGCCGCCTTCTGCTTCTGCGGCGTTGCTGCTCCTCAGACGCCGGGACCTACAGCTGCGTTGTGGGGACAGCTCGCTCCGAGCCTGCGCGCTTGACCGTACGCG AACGAGAGGTGTCTGTACTCCGTGAACTCCGGTCCGTTAGTGCCCGCGAAGGAGACGGCGCCACGTTTGAGTGCACTGTGTCGGAGACCGAGATCACCGGGCGCTGGGAGCTCGGAGGCCGCGCGCTGAGACCCGGAGGCCGCGTCCGCATCCGACAGGAAG ggaagAAACACATTCTGGTGCTGAGCGAGCTGAGAACCGAGGACACCGGAGAAGTCTGCTTCCAGGCGGGACCCGCCCAGTCCTTGGCTCGGCTGGAGGTGGAGG ATGTGCCGCCGCCCACCTCGTGA